In a genomic window of Sardina pilchardus chromosome 20, fSarPil1.1, whole genome shotgun sequence:
- the si:ch211-266g18.10 gene encoding titin isoform X6: MAEEEPQGAEVESIPQPPAPQANGFLKNLSRPVQLVIIIALVLSWSAAGLYMFDFVDDNQIAAFQELSTNPAAVANMVSDAVFNAPENIRNSELLKSGGLLMEDIREGMKGVVVSAFDIFEGTIHTVTYYPDKILSGAAHAIKYVTSMTPKEAPLSLDSLQSGGAVMETMRDGMKTVVVFVFDIFEGTLNAVTYYPEKILGGAVDGIKYVGSVVSVPGLLAAPKVWVSYPMDAITYATEGITNLNKNVFGMFKGSEEVSFDPMKVVSDAVEEITDKRNTFLSYLSNVLMQDKDDAPPMTRRKGEFLPPMEKVLEQEKLSKQQRTREEVYKVIQELKASKAEKEAVMLKLETIQEDKKRGKKEPAPPPVKEKDEPKPAPTKVQAKPKSDKEKPKQEPLMEKAKSEPEKVKAKPESIKEKVKPEPIHDKVEPKKEKPRPESPKAKAKPEPTAEKAKPEPKKEKAKEEPIKEKAKPEPVKEKAEPKPKKETPTPEPEKEKAKKKPVKETAKPEPTKEEVKPEVIKKSIITPKEKAKKEAMKEKTEPKPTKEKAKVEPKAVKEKPEPAKGKDKPEPVKEKAKPKPITVKEKPAPEPVKEKVTPKPAPEKEKAQKEPTKEKAKLEVKPEPSKEKVKPEPVKEKAKPESVKEKEKPQTKAIKEKVTPEPVKKEKVQKEPAKEKTRPETVKEKSKPEADKEKAKPEPSKEKVKAEPLKEKAKPKPVKEKAKPAPPKEKAKPEPASVKEKAKPEPAAVKEKAKPEPVKEEIKAVPLKEKAKAEPIMEKVKPEPTKEKVKPEHPKEKAKEEIKEVSVKDKPKPEPTKIKTKPEPVKEKAKPELAKEKAKPAPVKEKVKPEPVKEKAKPEPAKEKGKPEPAKEKAKPEPVKEKAKPEPVKEKAKAESVKDKAKLEPVKDKAKAETTPIKEKAKPEPVKEKVKPEPVKEKAKPEPVKEKAKPQPVKAKPEPAKEKAKMEPVKEKVKPQHVKEKSKPEPVKEKAKPEDVKEKAKPDPVKEKAKSEPTPVKEKAKPRAVKEKAKPEPVREKAKPEPTPTKEKTKPAPVKDKAKPEPTHVKEKTKPEPVKEKAKPEAVKAKPKPVKEKAKPEPVKEKAKLEPKPVKEKAKLESTKEKTKPEAVKAKPEPVKEKAKPAKTVKEPEEPKEKAKAVPAVKAPDVRKEKAKPQKKEPKVPQKETKPAKKKPKVPEVKAKPLKKEAEVPKEKAKKPATVKETTEKPKPLPKIVLPVPRAKPAPATIESLKNITKIISGKKEPEPPKEKAKPATKEPEAPKEKAKPAKKAEPEVPKEKTKPVTKEPEVPKEKAKPVTKEPEPPKEKAKPAKKEPEPPKEKAKPAKTEPEPTKEKAKPAKKEPEVPKEKPKPAQKEPEVPKEKPKPAKKEPEVPKEKAKPVVKEPEVPKEKAKPLKEPQPPKEKAKPAPRESKPPKEKAKPAKKEPEVPKEKAKLVVKEPEVPKVKAKSALKEPEPPKEKVKPATKEPEVPKEKAKAAPGKKEAEAPKVRAKPAPPAKEPEMPKEKAKPKKDQEVPKAIVKPAPAVKEPGPPKEKAKPARKEPEVSKEKIKPAKKEPEAPKEKAKPEFTKKEFDSLKNITKATPPKRERKVIMEKAKPAKKEPVVLKEKPKHVPVIKEVEIPKKAKPTKKEPEAPVEVVVPAPTKDEPAIMDGLGVEEEDDIPYFQCFFVDEEDTHYPFFPFSPPQL; this comes from the exons GTGCAGAAGTGGAGTCTATACCGCAACCCCCTGCCCCCCAGGCCAATGGATTCCTTAAGAACCTGAGCAGGCCGGTCCAGTTGGTCATCATCATTGCCCTGGTCCTGTCCTGGTCAGCCGCTGGCCTCTATATGTTTGACTTTGTTGATGACAACCAAATAGCCG CTTTTCAAGAATTAAGCACGAATCCCGCAGCGGTAGCCAACATGGTGTCTGATGCTGTTTTCAACGCTCCAG AGAATATACGAAACTCGGAACTCCTAAAGTCTGGCGGTCTACTGATGGAGGACATACGAGAGGGCATGAAGGGGGTTGTTGTCAGCGCTTTTGACATCTTTGAAG GAACAATACACACAGTGACCTACTATCCAGACAAGATATTAAGCGGAGCAGCGCATGCAATCAAATACGTGACAAGCATGACGCCTAAAG AGGCCCCTCTCAGCCTGGACTCTCTGCAGTCTGGTGGTGCAGTAATGGAGACCATGCGAGATGGAATGAAGACTGTCGTTGTCTTCGTATTTGACATCTTCGAAG GAACACTCAACGCGGTGACCTACTACCCTGAGAAGATTCTGGGCGGAGCAGTCGATGGGATCAAATATGTCGGGAGTGTGGTTTCTGTGCCAGGCCTCCTTGCTGCCCCTAAAG TGTGGGTATCATATCCAATGGATGCCATCACATATGCAACTGAAGGAATCACAAACTTGAACAAAAATGTCTTTGGCATGTTCAAGGGCAGTGAAG AAGTAAGCTTTGATCCCATGAAAGTTGTGAGTGATGCGGTCGAGGAGATCACCGATAAGAGGAACACCTTTTTGTCTTATCTGTCCAACGTACTGATGCAGGACAAAG ATGACGCACCACCAATGACAAGGAGGAAAG GGGAATTTCTGCCTCCAATGGAAAAAG TTCTTGAACAAGAAAAGCTATCCAAGCAACAGCGGACGAGAGAAGAAGTATACAAAGTTATTCAAG AGCTCAAAGCCTCCAAAGCAGAAAAAgaggcagttatgttaaaaCTTGAAACCATACAAGAGGACAAGAAGAGAGGCAAAAAAG AGCCTGCACCTCCACCTGTGAAGGAAAAAGATGAACCAAAACCTGCACCCACAAAGGTGCAAGCTAAACCAAAATCTGATAAAGAGAAACCTAAACAAGAGCCCCTTATGGAAAAGGCCAAGTCAGAGCCTGAAAAGGTTAAAGCCAAGCCGGAATCCATAAAGGAGAAAGTCAAACCAGAACCTATTCACGATAAGGTTGAACCCAAGAAAGAGAAACCTAGGCCAGAATCTCCAAAGGCCAAGGCTAAACCTGAGCCAACAGCAGAGAAGGCAAAGCCAGAACCGAAAAAGGAGAAAGCTAAGGAAGAACCTATCAAAGAGAAAGCTAAGCCTGAACCTGTAAAGGAGAAAGCTGAGCCTAAGCCCAAAAAGGAAACACCTACGCCTGAACCTGAAAAGGAAAAGGCTAAGAAAAAACCTGTAAAAGAAACGGCAAAACCAGAACCCACAAAGGAGGAGGTTAAGCCAGAAGTAATAAAGAAGAGCATTATAACACCAAAAGAAAAGGCTAAGAAAGAAGCCATGAAGGAGAAAACTGAGCCTAAACCAACAAAGGAGAAGGCTAAAGTAGAACCCAAAGCAGTTAAAGAGAAGCCTGAACCAGCTAAAGGAAAGGATAAGCCAGAACCTGTGAAGGAGAAGGCTAAGCCCAAACCTATCACTGTGAAGGAGAAGCCTGCACCAGAACCTGTGAAGGAGAAGGTTACACCAAAGCCTGCACCTGAGAAAGAGAAGGCCCAGAAAGAACCTACAAAGGAAAAGGCTAAGCTTGAAGTGAAGCCAGAACCCTCTAAGGAGAAGGTTAAGCCAGAACCTGTAAAGGAGAAAGCTAAACCTGAATCTgtaaaggagaaagaaaagccACAGACTAAAGCTATAAAGGAGAAAGTAACACCAGAGCccgtaaagaaagaaaaagttcAAAAAGAACCCGCTAAAGAAAAGACTAGGCCAGAGACTGTAAAGGAGAAATCTAAGCCTGAAGCTGACAAGGAGAAGGCCAAGCCTGAACCCTCAAAGGAAAAAGTGAAGGCAGAACCTTTGAAGGAGAAGGCTAAGCCCAAGCCCGTCAAGGAAAAAGCTAAACCAGCACCTCCTAAAGAAAAAGCTAAGCCAGAACCTGCATCTGTAAAGGAGAAGGCTAAACCTGAACCTGCCGCTGTAAAGGAAAAGGCTAAGCCAGAACCTGTGAAGGAGGAAATTAAGGCTGTACCTTTGAAAGAGAAGGCTAAGGCAGAGCCCATTATGGAAAAGGTTAAGCCAGAACCAACTAAAGAGAAAGTTAAGCCTGAACATCCTAAGGAAAAAGCTAAGGAGGAGATTAAGGAAGTATCCGTGAAAGATAAACCTAAGCCTGAACCAACAAAAATAAAGACTAAGCCAGAACCAGTGAAGGAGAAGGCTAAGCCCGAACTAGCAAAGGAAAAGGCTAAACCAGCTCCTGTGAAGGAGAAAGTTAAGCCAGAACCAGTGAAGGAGAAGGCTAAGCCTGAACCAGCAAAGGAGAAGGGTAAACCAGAACCAGCAAAGGAAAAGGCTAAACCAGAACCTGTGAAGGAGAAGGCTAAGCCAGAACCTGTGAAGGAGAAGGCTAAAGCAGAATCTGTGAAGGACAAGGCAAAACTTGAACCTGTGAAGGACAAGGCTAAAGCAGAAACCACACCCATAAAGGAGAAGGCAAAGCCAGAACCTGTGAAGGAAAAGGTTAAACCGGAACCTGTGAAGGAGAAAGCTAAGCCAGAACCGGTGAAGGAGAAGGCTAAACCACAACCTGTGAAGGCTAAACCTGAACCAGCAAAGGAAAAGGCTAAGATGGAACCTGTGAAGGAGAAAGTTAAGCCACAACATGTGAAGGAAAAGTCTAAACCAGAACCTGTGAAGGAAAAGGCTAAACCAGAAGATGTGAAGGAAAAGGCTAAACCAGATCCTGTGAAGGAAAAGGCTAAATCAGAACCCACACCTGTAAAGGAGAAGGCTAAGCCCAGAGCTGTGAAGGAAAAGGCTAAGCCAGAACCTGTGAGGGAGAAGGCTAAACCAGAACCCACACCCACAAAGGAGAAGACTAAACCTGCACCTGTAAAGGATAAGGCTAAACCAGAACCCACACATGTAAAGGAGAAGACTAAACCTGAACCTGTGAAGGAGAAAGCTAAACCAGAAGCTGTAAAAGCTAAGCCCAAACCTGTAAAGGAGAAAGCTAAGCCAGAACCTGTGAAGGAGAAGGCTAAACTAGAACCCAAACCTGTAAAAGAGAAGGCTAAGCTTGAATCTACGAAGGAGAAGACTAAACCAGAAGCTGTAAAAGCTAAGCCCGAACCTGTGAAGGAGAAAGCTAAGCCAGCCAAAACAGTTAAAG AGCCTGAGGAACCAAAAGAAAAGGCCAAAGCAGTTCCTGCTGTAAAAG CACCTGATGTTCGAAAAGAAAAAGCCAAACCTCAAAAGAAAG AGCCCAAGGTCCCACAGAAGGAAACCAAACCAGCAAAGAAAA AACCCAAGGTTCCAGAGGTCAAGGCCAAACCACTCAAGAAAG AAGCTGAGGTTCCTAAAGAGAAGGCTAAGAAACCAGCGACTGTGAAAG AAACAACGGAAAAACCAAAACCGCTGCCAAAGATAG TTCTTCCAGTACCTAGAGCAAAACCAGCACCAGCAACAATAG AGTCTCTGAAGAACATCACCAAAATAATTTCAGGAAAGAAAG AACCCGAACCTCCAAAGGAGAAGGCCAAACCTGCTACAAAAG AGCCTGAAGCTCCGAAAGAGAAGGCCAAACCAGCTAAGAAAG CAGAGCCTGAGGTTCCAAAGGAGAAAACCAAACCAGTCACTAAAG AACCTGAGGTTCCAAAGGAGAAAGCCAAACCAGTCACTAAAG AGCCTGAACCTCCAAAGGAGAAGGCCAAACCAGCTAAGAAAG AGCCTGAACCTCCAAAGGAGAAGGCCAAACCAGCCAAGACAG AACCTGAACCTACAAAGGAGAAGGCCAAACCAGCCAAGAAAG AACCTGAGGTTCCAAAGGAGAAACCCAAACCAGCCCAGAAAG AACCTGAGGTTCCAAAGGAGAAACCCAAACCAGCCAAGAAAG AACCTGAGGTTCCAAAGGAGAAAGCCAAACCAGTCGTAAAAG AACCTGAGGTTCCAAAGGAGAAAGCTAAGCCCTTAAAAG AGCCACAACCTCCCAAGGAGAAGGCCAAGCCAGCTCCGAGAG AGTCTAAACCTCCAAAGGAGAAGGCCAAACCAGCCAAGAAAG AGCCTGAGGTTCCAAAGGAGAAAGCCAAACTAGTCGTAAAAg AACCTGAGGTTCCAAAGGTGAAAGCCAAGTCAGCTTTGAAAG AGCCTGAACCTCCAAAGGAGAAGGTCAAACCAGCCACGAAAG AACCCGAGGTTCCAAAGGAGAAAGCCAAGGCTGCACCAGGAAAGAAAG AAGCTGAGGCTCCAAAAGTGAGAGCTAAGCCAGCTCCACCAGCGAAAG AACCTGAGATGCCAAAGGAGAAGGCTAAGCCTAAGAAAG ACCAAGAAGTTCCAAAGGCAATAGTCAAGCCTGCCCCAGCAGTAAAAG AACCAGGACCACCCAAGGAGAAGGCCAAGCCAGCTAGGAAAG aACCTGAGGTTTCAAAGGAGAAAATCAAACCTGCAAAGAAGG AACCTGAGGCTCCAAAGGAAAAAGCCAAACCTGAATTCACAAAGAAAG AATTTGATTCTCTGAAAAATATTACAAAAGCAACACCACCAAAGCGAG AACGCAAAGTTATAATGGAGAAAGCTAAACCAGCCAAGAAAG AACCAGTGGTGCTGAAAGAAAAACCAAAACATGTTCCAGTGATTAAAG AAGTAGAGATTCCAAAGAAGGCTAAACCCACAAAGAAAG AGCCCGAGGCACCAGTAGAAGTTGTTGTACCAGCACCTACAAAGGATG AACCAGCCATAATGGACGGCcttggagtggaggaggagg ACGACATCCCCTACTTCCAGTGCTTCTTTGTGgatgaggaggacacacactaCCCATTCTTCCCATTCTCGCCACCACAATTATGA
- the si:ch211-266g18.10 gene encoding titin isoform X8, with amino-acid sequence MAEEEPQGAEVESIPQPPAPQANGFLKNLSRPVQLVIIIALVLSWSAAGLYMFDFVDDNQIAAFQELSTNPAAVANMVSDAVFNAPENIRNSELLKSGGLLMEDIREGMKGVVVSAFDIFEGTIHTVTYYPDKILSGAAHAIKYVTSMTPKEAPLSLDSLQSGGAVMETMRDGMKTVVVFVFDIFEGTLNAVTYYPEKILGGAVDGIKYVGSVVSVPGLLAAPKVWVSYPMDAITYATEGITNLNKNVFGMFKGSEEVSFDPMKVVSDAVEEITDKRNTFLSYLSNVLMQDKDDAPPMTRRKGEFLPPMEKVLEQEKLSKQQRTREEVYKVIQELKASKAEKEAVMLKLETIQEDKKRGKKEPAPPPVKEKDEPKPAPTKVQAKPKSDKEKPKQEPLMEKAKSEPEKVKAKPESIKEKVKPEPIHDKVEPKKEKPRPESPKAKAKPEPTAEKAKPEPKKEKAKEEPIKEKAKPEPVKEKAEPKPKKETPTPEPEKEKAKKKPVKETAKPEPTKEEVKPEVIKKSIITPKEKAKKEAMKEKTEPKPTKEKAKVEPKAVKEKPEPAKGKDKPEPVKEKAKPKPITVKEKPAPEPVKEKVTPKPAPEKEKAQKEPTKEKAKLEVKPEPSKEKVKPEPVKEKAKPESVKEKEKPQTKAIKEKVTPEPVKKEKVQKEPAKEKTRPETVKEKSKPEADKEKAKPEPSKEKVKAEPLKEKAKPKPVKEKAKPAPPKEKAKPEPASVKEKAKPEPAAVKEKAKPEPVKEEIKAVPLKEKAKAEPIMEKVKPEPTKEKVKPEHPKEKAKEEIKEVSVKDKPKPEPTKIKTKPEPVKEKAKPELAKEKAKPAPVKEKVKPEPVKEKAKPEPAKEKGKPEPAKEKAKPEPVKEKAKPEPVKEKAKAESVKDKAKLEPVKDKAKAETTPIKEKAKPEPVKEKVKPEPVKEKAKPEPVKEKAKPQPVKAKPEPAKEKAKMEPVKEKVKPQHVKEKSKPEPVKEKAKPEDVKEKAKPDPVKEKAKSEPTPVKEKAKPRAVKEKAKPEPVREKAKPEPTPTKEKTKPAPVKDKAKPEPTHVKEKTKPEPVKEKAKPEAVKAKPKPVKEKAKPEPVKEKAKLEPKPVKEKAKLESTKEKTKPEAVKAKPEPVKEKAKPAKTVKEPEEPKEKAKAVPAVKAPDVRKEKAKPQKKEPKVPQKETKPAKKKPKVPEVKAKPLKKEAEVPKEKAKKPATVKETTEKPKPLPKIVLPVPRAKPAPATIESLKNITKIISGKKEPEPPKEKAKPATKEPEAPKEKAKPAKKAEPEVPKEKTKPVTKEPEVPKEKAKPVTKEPEPPKEKAKPAKKEPEPPKEKAKPAKTEPEPTKEKAKPAKKEPEVPKEKPKPAQKEPEVPKEKPKPAKKEPEVPKEKAKPVVKEPEVPKEKAKPLKEPQPPKEKAKPAPRESKPPKEKAKPAKKEPEVPKEKAKLVVKEPEVPKVKAKSALKEPEPPKEKVKPATKEPEVPKEKAKAAPGKKEAEAPKVRAKPAPPAKEPEMPKEKAKPKKDQEVPKAIVKPAPAVKAPVPPKEKAKPTKKEPGPPKEKAKPARKEPEVSKEKIKPAKKEPEAPKEKAKPEFTKKERKVIMEKAKPAKKEPVVLKEKPKHVPVIKEVEIPKKAKPTKKEPEAPVEVVVPAPTKDEPAIMDGLGVEEEDDIPYFQCFFVDEEDTHYPFFPFSPPQL; translated from the exons GTGCAGAAGTGGAGTCTATACCGCAACCCCCTGCCCCCCAGGCCAATGGATTCCTTAAGAACCTGAGCAGGCCGGTCCAGTTGGTCATCATCATTGCCCTGGTCCTGTCCTGGTCAGCCGCTGGCCTCTATATGTTTGACTTTGTTGATGACAACCAAATAGCCG CTTTTCAAGAATTAAGCACGAATCCCGCAGCGGTAGCCAACATGGTGTCTGATGCTGTTTTCAACGCTCCAG AGAATATACGAAACTCGGAACTCCTAAAGTCTGGCGGTCTACTGATGGAGGACATACGAGAGGGCATGAAGGGGGTTGTTGTCAGCGCTTTTGACATCTTTGAAG GAACAATACACACAGTGACCTACTATCCAGACAAGATATTAAGCGGAGCAGCGCATGCAATCAAATACGTGACAAGCATGACGCCTAAAG AGGCCCCTCTCAGCCTGGACTCTCTGCAGTCTGGTGGTGCAGTAATGGAGACCATGCGAGATGGAATGAAGACTGTCGTTGTCTTCGTATTTGACATCTTCGAAG GAACACTCAACGCGGTGACCTACTACCCTGAGAAGATTCTGGGCGGAGCAGTCGATGGGATCAAATATGTCGGGAGTGTGGTTTCTGTGCCAGGCCTCCTTGCTGCCCCTAAAG TGTGGGTATCATATCCAATGGATGCCATCACATATGCAACTGAAGGAATCACAAACTTGAACAAAAATGTCTTTGGCATGTTCAAGGGCAGTGAAG AAGTAAGCTTTGATCCCATGAAAGTTGTGAGTGATGCGGTCGAGGAGATCACCGATAAGAGGAACACCTTTTTGTCTTATCTGTCCAACGTACTGATGCAGGACAAAG ATGACGCACCACCAATGACAAGGAGGAAAG GGGAATTTCTGCCTCCAATGGAAAAAG TTCTTGAACAAGAAAAGCTATCCAAGCAACAGCGGACGAGAGAAGAAGTATACAAAGTTATTCAAG AGCTCAAAGCCTCCAAAGCAGAAAAAgaggcagttatgttaaaaCTTGAAACCATACAAGAGGACAAGAAGAGAGGCAAAAAAG AGCCTGCACCTCCACCTGTGAAGGAAAAAGATGAACCAAAACCTGCACCCACAAAGGTGCAAGCTAAACCAAAATCTGATAAAGAGAAACCTAAACAAGAGCCCCTTATGGAAAAGGCCAAGTCAGAGCCTGAAAAGGTTAAAGCCAAGCCGGAATCCATAAAGGAGAAAGTCAAACCAGAACCTATTCACGATAAGGTTGAACCCAAGAAAGAGAAACCTAGGCCAGAATCTCCAAAGGCCAAGGCTAAACCTGAGCCAACAGCAGAGAAGGCAAAGCCAGAACCGAAAAAGGAGAAAGCTAAGGAAGAACCTATCAAAGAGAAAGCTAAGCCTGAACCTGTAAAGGAGAAAGCTGAGCCTAAGCCCAAAAAGGAAACACCTACGCCTGAACCTGAAAAGGAAAAGGCTAAGAAAAAACCTGTAAAAGAAACGGCAAAACCAGAACCCACAAAGGAGGAGGTTAAGCCAGAAGTAATAAAGAAGAGCATTATAACACCAAAAGAAAAGGCTAAGAAAGAAGCCATGAAGGAGAAAACTGAGCCTAAACCAACAAAGGAGAAGGCTAAAGTAGAACCCAAAGCAGTTAAAGAGAAGCCTGAACCAGCTAAAGGAAAGGATAAGCCAGAACCTGTGAAGGAGAAGGCTAAGCCCAAACCTATCACTGTGAAGGAGAAGCCTGCACCAGAACCTGTGAAGGAGAAGGTTACACCAAAGCCTGCACCTGAGAAAGAGAAGGCCCAGAAAGAACCTACAAAGGAAAAGGCTAAGCTTGAAGTGAAGCCAGAACCCTCTAAGGAGAAGGTTAAGCCAGAACCTGTAAAGGAGAAAGCTAAACCTGAATCTgtaaaggagaaagaaaagccACAGACTAAAGCTATAAAGGAGAAAGTAACACCAGAGCccgtaaagaaagaaaaagttcAAAAAGAACCCGCTAAAGAAAAGACTAGGCCAGAGACTGTAAAGGAGAAATCTAAGCCTGAAGCTGACAAGGAGAAGGCCAAGCCTGAACCCTCAAAGGAAAAAGTGAAGGCAGAACCTTTGAAGGAGAAGGCTAAGCCCAAGCCCGTCAAGGAAAAAGCTAAACCAGCACCTCCTAAAGAAAAAGCTAAGCCAGAACCTGCATCTGTAAAGGAGAAGGCTAAACCTGAACCTGCCGCTGTAAAGGAAAAGGCTAAGCCAGAACCTGTGAAGGAGGAAATTAAGGCTGTACCTTTGAAAGAGAAGGCTAAGGCAGAGCCCATTATGGAAAAGGTTAAGCCAGAACCAACTAAAGAGAAAGTTAAGCCTGAACATCCTAAGGAAAAAGCTAAGGAGGAGATTAAGGAAGTATCCGTGAAAGATAAACCTAAGCCTGAACCAACAAAAATAAAGACTAAGCCAGAACCAGTGAAGGAGAAGGCTAAGCCCGAACTAGCAAAGGAAAAGGCTAAACCAGCTCCTGTGAAGGAGAAAGTTAAGCCAGAACCAGTGAAGGAGAAGGCTAAGCCTGAACCAGCAAAGGAGAAGGGTAAACCAGAACCAGCAAAGGAAAAGGCTAAACCAGAACCTGTGAAGGAGAAGGCTAAGCCAGAACCTGTGAAGGAGAAGGCTAAAGCAGAATCTGTGAAGGACAAGGCAAAACTTGAACCTGTGAAGGACAAGGCTAAAGCAGAAACCACACCCATAAAGGAGAAGGCAAAGCCAGAACCTGTGAAGGAAAAGGTTAAACCGGAACCTGTGAAGGAGAAAGCTAAGCCAGAACCGGTGAAGGAGAAGGCTAAACCACAACCTGTGAAGGCTAAACCTGAACCAGCAAAGGAAAAGGCTAAGATGGAACCTGTGAAGGAGAAAGTTAAGCCACAACATGTGAAGGAAAAGTCTAAACCAGAACCTGTGAAGGAAAAGGCTAAACCAGAAGATGTGAAGGAAAAGGCTAAACCAGATCCTGTGAAGGAAAAGGCTAAATCAGAACCCACACCTGTAAAGGAGAAGGCTAAGCCCAGAGCTGTGAAGGAAAAGGCTAAGCCAGAACCTGTGAGGGAGAAGGCTAAACCAGAACCCACACCCACAAAGGAGAAGACTAAACCTGCACCTGTAAAGGATAAGGCTAAACCAGAACCCACACATGTAAAGGAGAAGACTAAACCTGAACCTGTGAAGGAGAAAGCTAAACCAGAAGCTGTAAAAGCTAAGCCCAAACCTGTAAAGGAGAAAGCTAAGCCAGAACCTGTGAAGGAGAAGGCTAAACTAGAACCCAAACCTGTAAAAGAGAAGGCTAAGCTTGAATCTACGAAGGAGAAGACTAAACCAGAAGCTGTAAAAGCTAAGCCCGAACCTGTGAAGGAGAAAGCTAAGCCAGCCAAAACAGTTAAAG AGCCTGAGGAACCAAAAGAAAAGGCCAAAGCAGTTCCTGCTGTAAAAG CACCTGATGTTCGAAAAGAAAAAGCCAAACCTCAAAAGAAAG AGCCCAAGGTCCCACAGAAGGAAACCAAACCAGCAAAGAAAA AACCCAAGGTTCCAGAGGTCAAGGCCAAACCACTCAAGAAAG AAGCTGAGGTTCCTAAAGAGAAGGCTAAGAAACCAGCGACTGTGAAAG AAACAACGGAAAAACCAAAACCGCTGCCAAAGATAG TTCTTCCAGTACCTAGAGCAAAACCAGCACCAGCAACAATAG AGTCTCTGAAGAACATCACCAAAATAATTTCAGGAAAGAAAG AACCCGAACCTCCAAAGGAGAAGGCCAAACCTGCTACAAAAG AGCCTGAAGCTCCGAAAGAGAAGGCCAAACCAGCTAAGAAAG CAGAGCCTGAGGTTCCAAAGGAGAAAACCAAACCAGTCACTAAAG AACCTGAGGTTCCAAAGGAGAAAGCCAAACCAGTCACTAAAG AGCCTGAACCTCCAAAGGAGAAGGCCAAACCAGCTAAGAAAG AGCCTGAACCTCCAAAGGAGAAGGCCAAACCAGCCAAGACAG AACCTGAACCTACAAAGGAGAAGGCCAAACCAGCCAAGAAAG AACCTGAGGTTCCAAAGGAGAAACCCAAACCAGCCCAGAAAG AACCTGAGGTTCCAAAGGAGAAACCCAAACCAGCCAAGAAAG AACCTGAGGTTCCAAAGGAGAAAGCCAAACCAGTCGTAAAAG AACCTGAGGTTCCAAAGGAGAAAGCTAAGCCCTTAAAAG AGCCACAACCTCCCAAGGAGAAGGCCAAGCCAGCTCCGAGAG AGTCTAAACCTCCAAAGGAGAAGGCCAAACCAGCCAAGAAAG AGCCTGAGGTTCCAAAGGAGAAAGCCAAACTAGTCGTAAAAg AACCTGAGGTTCCAAAGGTGAAAGCCAAGTCAGCTTTGAAAG AGCCTGAACCTCCAAAGGAGAAGGTCAAACCAGCCACGAAAG AACCCGAGGTTCCAAAGGAGAAAGCCAAGGCTGCACCAGGAAAGAAAG AAGCTGAGGCTCCAAAAGTGAGAGCTAAGCCAGCTCCACCAGCGAAAG AACCTGAGATGCCAAAGGAGAAGGCTAAGCCTAAGAAAG ACCAAGAAGTTCCAAAGGCAATAGTCAAGCCTGCCCCAGCAGTAAAAG CGCCTGTACCTCCAAAAGAAAAGGCCAAACCAACCAAGAAAG AACCAGGACCACCCAAGGAGAAGGCCAAGCCAGCTAGGAAAG aACCTGAGGTTTCAAAGGAGAAAATCAAACCTGCAAAGAAGG AACCTGAGGCTCCAAAGGAAAAAGCCAAACCTGAATTCACAAAGAAAG AACGCAAAGTTATAATGGAGAAAGCTAAACCAGCCAAGAAAG AACCAGTGGTGCTGAAAGAAAAACCAAAACATGTTCCAGTGATTAAAG AAGTAGAGATTCCAAAGAAGGCTAAACCCACAAAGAAAG AGCCCGAGGCACCAGTAGAAGTTGTTGTACCAGCACCTACAAAGGATG AACCAGCCATAATGGACGGCcttggagtggaggaggagg ACGACATCCCCTACTTCCAGTGCTTCTTTGTGgatgaggaggacacacactaCCCATTCTTCCCATTCTCGCCACCACAATTATGA